In Actinoplanes derwentensis, the following proteins share a genomic window:
- a CDS encoding methyl-accepting chemotaxis protein, giving the protein MNGPLVLRPLLPVCRRLRTGIRLVLLVVVLVLPGIAATGLYAYTRDQQIAFSAAEVDGVAALRPILLALADTAADGTPDLTAVAQVATAYPDLDLTDQVAALPDLGDGSPVRRYELAESLAAMITQLGNTSNLILDPDLDSFYVMDAQIVQLPRILTAAVQATVPATGDARQDFADRAVLAGNLSAAADGLTSDLDTAGQNTQQADLSSRLRPVTAVVDAAKALSMVLSAGLNTGTTGGTDDAVEAVAAAGRRASGPLHDTLAELLDTRIGGFEYERTLALAGTAAGFLLAGWLAAAIVWNTTHDVRLTLTAVTAITDGDLAPQPLPDSRDEIGDIGRALDVARDRLHEQDADLRAGQAARDQQLRTGFLHQKQSEAQFRRRAQTVINESTDVIAAELRQITDQVGQIRVAADVIDTSITTTDTATTAVVVQARHAEAMIGSLEESLRRVAATADLVTGIAAQTRLLALNATIEAARAGTLGDGFTVVADEVKQLADNTSRSTEQILATIADLERDTAAMAATITTVIDGISGVGHATGSLRTVAADQDTLVDQLSAKMRDALTRVEEMSDLAARLERRQHDRVAAISTATLAAAGRTPVPVALINISSGGMRCTPPAGLPLNEGDTVTATVEHDGRHITTHATVVNTSSGDRPEAGLQFLIPDEDAAQQMAVFVQRLLDDTHT; this is encoded by the coding sequence GTGAACGGCCCGCTGGTGCTGCGACCTCTGCTGCCGGTGTGCCGGCGGCTGAGGACCGGGATCCGGCTGGTGCTGCTGGTGGTGGTGCTGGTCCTGCCCGGCATCGCCGCGACCGGGTTGTACGCCTATACCCGTGACCAGCAGATCGCGTTCAGCGCCGCCGAGGTCGACGGTGTCGCCGCGCTGCGCCCGATCCTGCTCGCCCTGGCCGATACCGCTGCCGACGGCACTCCGGACCTGACCGCGGTCGCACAGGTCGCCACGGCGTACCCGGATCTGGACTTGACCGATCAGGTCGCCGCGCTGCCCGACCTCGGTGACGGCAGCCCCGTCCGCCGGTACGAGCTGGCTGAGTCCCTTGCCGCGATGATCACTCAGTTGGGCAACACGTCGAACCTGATCCTGGATCCCGATCTTGACTCGTTCTACGTCATGGACGCTCAGATCGTGCAGTTGCCTCGCATCCTGACCGCCGCTGTTCAAGCCACTGTTCCGGCGACCGGCGATGCGCGGCAGGACTTCGCCGACCGGGCTGTGCTCGCCGGTAACCTGTCCGCCGCTGCGGACGGCCTCACCAGCGACCTCGACACCGCCGGGCAGAACACTCAGCAAGCCGACCTGTCCAGTCGGCTGCGACCGGTCACCGCCGTGGTCGACGCCGCCAAGGCCCTCTCCATGGTGCTGTCGGCAGGACTGAACACCGGCACCACTGGTGGCACGGATGATGCCGTTGAAGCGGTCGCGGCGGCTGGGCGCCGCGCGTCCGGCCCGTTGCACGACACTCTGGCCGAGCTGCTCGACACCCGTATCGGTGGTTTCGAGTACGAACGTACGCTCGCGCTGGCCGGTACCGCTGCCGGGTTCCTGCTGGCCGGTTGGCTCGCTGCCGCCATCGTCTGGAACACCACCCACGATGTGCGACTCACTCTGACCGCGGTCACCGCGATCACCGACGGTGACCTCGCTCCGCAACCTCTGCCCGACAGTCGCGACGAGATCGGCGACATCGGCCGGGCCCTGGATGTCGCCCGGGACCGGCTGCACGAACAGGACGCTGATCTGCGGGCCGGTCAGGCCGCCCGCGATCAGCAATTGCGCACCGGGTTCCTGCATCAGAAACAGAGCGAGGCCCAGTTCCGGCGTCGCGCCCAGACCGTCATCAACGAATCCACCGACGTCATCGCCGCGGAACTGCGTCAGATCACCGACCAGGTCGGCCAGATCCGTGTCGCTGCCGACGTCATCGACACGAGTATCACCACCACCGACACCGCCACCACCGCTGTCGTTGTGCAGGCCCGTCACGCCGAAGCCATGATCGGTTCGCTGGAGGAGAGTCTGCGCCGGGTCGCCGCCACCGCTGACCTGGTTACCGGGATCGCCGCCCAGACCCGGCTGCTGGCTCTCAATGCCACCATCGAGGCCGCCCGGGCCGGGACCCTCGGTGACGGCTTCACGGTCGTCGCCGACGAGGTCAAGCAGTTGGCTGACAACACCAGCCGCTCGACCGAGCAGATCCTCGCCACCATCGCCGATCTGGAACGCGACACTGCTGCGATGGCCGCCACCATCACCACCGTGATCGACGGCATCAGCGGCGTCGGTCATGCCACCGGCTCGTTGCGTACCGTCGCTGCCGATCAGGACACCCTCGTCGACCAGCTCTCGGCGAAGATGCGCGACGCGCTCACCCGCGTCGAAGAGATGTCCGACCTGGCCGCCCGTCTGGAACGTCGCCAACACGACCGGGTTGCCGCGATCAGTACAGCCACCCTCGCCGCCGCCGGTCGGACACCCGTCCCGGTCGCCCTCATCAACATCAGTTCTGGGGGTATGCGGTGTACGCCACCAGCTGGGCTGCCCCTCAACGAGGGGGACACCGTGACCGCCACCGTCGAACACGACGGCCGGCACATCACCACCCATGCCACCGTCGTCAACACCAGCAGCGGCGATCGTCCCGAGGCGGGTCTGCAGTTCCTGATTCCCGACGAAGACGCCGCCCAGCAGATGGCAGTC
- a CDS encoding zinc finger domain-containing protein: protein MRESDSRDAAAVERRPCPRCLAQPGSPCRSRSGVVATSYHTGRFTKVGRLSTASPRDKIFAEKISTRMRVRPQFEAALAPAREIKAHAPHCRVILTVNEMKRLGHDAAELTALADHLVAHGLVLEMLAGPLPGVYDPTGPGRRGSCRWCPAR from the coding sequence ATGCGCGAATCCGACTCGCGTGACGCCGCCGCGGTCGAGCGGCGCCCCTGTCCACGCTGTCTGGCGCAGCCCGGCTCGCCGTGCCGGTCGCGCTCCGGCGTGGTCGCCACCTCTTACCACACCGGCCGGTTCACCAAGGTCGGCCGGCTCAGCACGGCATCCCCCCGCGACAAAATCTTCGCCGAGAAGATCTCCACCCGGATGCGGGTCCGCCCGCAGTTCGAGGCAGCCCTTGCGCCGGCCCGCGAGATCAAGGCCCACGCCCCGCACTGCCGGGTCATCCTCACCGTCAACGAGATGAAACGCCTCGGCCACGACGCCGCCGAACTCACCGCCCTCGCCGACCACCTCGTCGCGCACGGTCTGGTCCTGGAGATGCTCGCCGGGCCACTGCCGGGCGTCTACGACCCAACCGGGCCGGGCCGGCGCGGTTCTTGCCGCTGGTGCCCAGCGCGGTGA
- a CDS encoding glycosyltransferase produces the protein MRVLVLTLGTRGDVQPFLPLTRELHRRGHQAVIAAPQRFAELAAAHAVPFFALDDGPLRVLDAGSAVGDVAEGGLRAKAALMRRLPEMFSQVLADCWQAASDGADVIVHNGQVIAGQHVAEKLGVPAVLALPLPMYVPTHEFPWPGQDFPDRLPRALNRATYAGMRAPALMFGRTVDRWREKLGLPRRRGRHDPTRRPDGGPAPVLHAISPAVLPRPADWPDTAQVTGYWFAEPTAPAAGDGLSDHARTLLDGPMPPVFVGFGSMAGRFPAETTRIVLDALDRAGLPGIVAGGWGGLQPFTSDRHAFVSGEVDHEAVFARCAVIVHHGGAGTTAAAARAGRPQVICPFVGDQPFWGRRMQHLGVAPAPVSLKSLEVRSLAVAVRQAADDAGMAETAERLGGRIRVDDGVTVAVDALEQVAAAGR, from the coding sequence ATGCGGGTTCTCGTTCTGACCCTTGGCACTCGTGGCGACGTGCAGCCGTTCCTGCCGCTGACCCGGGAACTGCACCGTCGTGGCCATCAGGCGGTGATCGCCGCGCCGCAGCGGTTTGCCGAGCTGGCCGCCGCGCACGCGGTACCGTTCTTCGCTCTCGACGACGGCCCGCTTCGCGTGCTAGACGCCGGCTCTGCGGTCGGCGATGTGGCCGAAGGCGGTCTCCGGGCGAAGGCGGCGTTGATGCGACGCCTTCCGGAGATGTTCAGTCAGGTGCTCGCCGACTGCTGGCAGGCCGCGTCGGACGGCGCGGACGTGATCGTGCACAACGGACAGGTGATTGCCGGGCAGCATGTGGCCGAGAAGCTCGGCGTACCGGCGGTCTTGGCGCTGCCGTTGCCGATGTATGTGCCGACCCACGAGTTCCCGTGGCCGGGGCAGGACTTCCCGGACCGGCTGCCACGAGCGTTGAACCGGGCGACTTACGCCGGGATGCGGGCGCCTGCACTGATGTTCGGCCGCACCGTCGACCGGTGGCGGGAGAAGCTGGGCCTGCCCCGCCGGCGCGGCCGGCACGATCCCACCCGCCGCCCGGACGGTGGTCCCGCACCGGTGCTGCACGCGATCAGCCCGGCGGTTCTGCCACGCCCGGCCGACTGGCCGGACACTGCCCAGGTCACCGGCTATTGGTTCGCCGAGCCCACCGCCCCCGCCGCTGGAGACGGCCTCAGCGACCACGCGCGGACGTTGCTGGACGGGCCGATGCCGCCGGTGTTCGTCGGGTTCGGCAGTATGGCCGGCCGGTTCCCGGCCGAGACGACTCGCATCGTGCTGGATGCGCTCGATCGTGCTGGACTGCCCGGCATCGTGGCCGGCGGCTGGGGCGGCCTGCAACCGTTCACCTCCGACCGGCACGCCTTCGTTTCCGGGGAGGTCGATCATGAGGCGGTGTTCGCGCGTTGCGCGGTGATCGTGCATCACGGTGGCGCCGGGACCACCGCGGCCGCCGCCCGCGCCGGCCGCCCGCAGGTGATCTGCCCGTTCGTCGGCGATCAACCGTTCTGGGGACGGCGGATGCAGCACCTCGGCGTCGCGCCCGCACCGGTCAGCCTCAAGAGCCTGGAGGTGCGTTCTCTCGCCGTCGCGGTCAGGCAGGCCGCCGATGATGCGGGCATGGCCGAGACGGCAGAACGGCTCGGTGGACGCATCCGCGTCGACGACGGCGTCACCGTCGCCGTCGACGCCTTGGAGCAGGTCGCCGCAGCCGGCCGGTGA
- a CDS encoding ABC transporter ATP-binding protein produces MTDPALRAVDLTKRYGRLTALDTLNLDVVAGEVFGFLGPNGAGKSTTIRLLLGLARPSAGRAEVFGVDAADVGHAHRHLAYVPADVALWPQLTGAEILHLQARTGPGTDTAYRDELIERFALDASKPARTYSTGNRQKVALIAAFATRAPLLVLDEPASGLDPLMEHEFRTAVRHARDRGQTVFLSSHQLAEVEAVCDRVAILRAGRLADVSTISDLRGLHRAEVTITYTGSAPDLGVIPGVEAIEPAGERRLRFTLTGEPAPALRALAAAEVTALSMREPSLEEIFLGYYGTETAR; encoded by the coding sequence ATGACCGATCCCGCGCTGCGCGCTGTCGACCTGACGAAACGCTACGGCCGCCTGACCGCCCTCGACACCCTGAACCTGGACGTCGTCGCGGGCGAGGTGTTCGGGTTCCTCGGCCCCAACGGCGCCGGCAAGTCCACCACCATCCGCCTGCTGCTCGGCCTCGCCCGCCCGAGCGCCGGCCGCGCCGAGGTGTTCGGCGTCGACGCCGCCGACGTGGGCCACGCCCACCGGCACCTGGCCTACGTGCCGGCAGATGTGGCGTTGTGGCCGCAACTGACCGGCGCGGAGATCCTGCACCTGCAAGCCCGCACCGGCCCGGGCACCGACACGGCCTACCGCGATGAGCTCATCGAACGGTTCGCCCTCGACGCGTCGAAACCGGCCCGCACCTACTCCACCGGCAACCGGCAGAAGGTCGCCTTGATCGCCGCGTTCGCCACCCGGGCTCCGCTGCTGGTGCTCGACGAGCCGGCCAGCGGCCTGGACCCGCTGATGGAACACGAGTTCCGCACTGCGGTGCGTCACGCCCGCGACCGCGGGCAGACCGTCTTCCTGAGCTCGCACCAGCTCGCCGAGGTCGAAGCTGTCTGCGACCGGGTCGCCATCCTGCGCGCCGGCCGGCTCGCCGACGTCTCCACGATCAGCGACCTGCGCGGTCTGCACCGGGCTGAAGTGACGATCACCTACACCGGCAGCGCACCCGATCTGGGCGTGATCCCGGGCGTCGAGGCGATCGAGCCGGCCGGAGAACGACGCCTGCGGTTCACGCTGACCGGGGAACCCGCTCCCGCGCTGCGGGCCCTGGCCGCCGCCGAGGTCACCGCTCTGAGCATGCGCGAGCCCAGCCTGGAGGAGATCTTCCTCGGTTACTACGGGACGGAGACGGCCCGATGA
- the nhaA gene encoding Na+/H+ antiporter NhaA, with protein MSDSPRSSLFRRGSWPEARRIGEILRQETIGGALLLVAAVMALVWANSPWAPAYEALRDFKIGPAAWHLNLSLATWAADGLLAIFFFVAGLELKREFVAGDLRDPRRAAVPVAAAVGGVIVPALIYVAFNLGTGDGALRGWAIPTATDIAFALAVLAVVGRHLPAGLRTFLLTLAVVDDLLAIAIIAVFYTAQLSVLPLLAMLIPLAVFGVLVQRRVRSWWLLLPLAAATWVLMHESGVHATVAGVLLAFTVPVVRSDAAGGPDAGPGLAEHFEHRFRPLSSGFAVPVFALLSAGVTIGGLSGLGASLSDSVALGIMAGLVIGKTIGITAATWLVARFTRANLDEGLSWTDVIGLAMLGGLGFTVSLLIGELAFGSGSERDDHVKVAVLAGSLAAALLATVVLRIRNRVYRRIHDIENVDADHDGIPDVYEADHEIGR; from the coding sequence GTGAGTGACAGCCCCCGTAGTTCTCTGTTCCGGCGTGGTTCCTGGCCGGAGGCGCGCCGCATCGGGGAGATCCTGCGGCAGGAGACCATCGGCGGGGCGCTGCTGCTGGTTGCGGCGGTGATGGCGCTGGTGTGGGCAAACTCGCCGTGGGCGCCGGCGTACGAGGCTCTTCGCGACTTCAAGATTGGCCCGGCGGCCTGGCACCTCAATCTGAGCCTGGCGACGTGGGCCGCGGACGGCCTGCTGGCGATCTTCTTCTTCGTCGCGGGTTTGGAGCTCAAACGGGAGTTCGTCGCCGGGGATCTGCGTGACCCGCGGCGGGCCGCGGTCCCCGTGGCCGCCGCCGTGGGCGGCGTGATCGTTCCGGCGCTGATCTACGTTGCGTTCAACCTCGGTACGGGTGACGGCGCGCTGCGAGGCTGGGCGATCCCGACCGCGACCGACATCGCGTTCGCCCTTGCGGTGCTGGCCGTGGTGGGGCGGCATCTGCCGGCGGGGCTACGGACGTTCCTGCTCACCCTTGCGGTGGTCGACGATCTGCTGGCCATCGCCATCATCGCCGTGTTCTACACCGCCCAACTGTCGGTGCTGCCATTGCTGGCGATGCTGATACCGCTGGCGGTGTTCGGCGTGCTGGTGCAGCGGCGAGTCCGGTCGTGGTGGCTGCTGCTGCCGCTGGCCGCCGCGACGTGGGTACTGATGCACGAGTCGGGGGTGCACGCCACTGTCGCCGGAGTGCTTCTGGCGTTCACCGTGCCGGTCGTACGCAGCGACGCCGCGGGGGGCCCGGACGCCGGACCCGGCCTGGCGGAGCATTTCGAGCACCGGTTCCGGCCGCTGTCGTCCGGGTTCGCCGTTCCGGTGTTCGCGCTGCTGTCGGCCGGCGTGACCATCGGCGGGCTCAGCGGTCTCGGCGCGTCGCTGAGCGACTCGGTCGCGCTCGGCATCATGGCCGGGCTGGTGATCGGTAAGACCATCGGTATCACCGCAGCGACGTGGCTGGTTGCACGGTTCACCCGCGCCAACCTCGACGAAGGGCTCAGCTGGACCGACGTGATCGGTCTGGCCATGCTCGGCGGGCTCGGCTTCACCGTCTCGCTACTCATCGGGGAACTGGCGTTCGGCTCCGGCAGCGAACGCGACGACCACGTCAAGGTCGCCGTCCTGGCCGGATCGCTGGCCGCCGCACTGCTGGCCACGGTCGTGCTGCGAATCCGTAACCGGGTGTACCGGCGTATCCACGACATCGAGAACGTTGACGCGGACCACGATGGCATCCCCGACGTGTACGAGGCTGACCACGAGATCGGACGGTAG
- a CDS encoding class I SAM-dependent methyltransferase: MAYQHPLAYTLGLEGVALLRAFAGDYDRDFIEARISEVRRLLDSPSLNGEGVTAAQVDTVNGYKVWSATYDQPGNGLFDIEEPIVHEILGSLPPGVALDAACGTGRYTEYLGKQGHRVIGVDSSPEMLAHARTRVPNAELRQGNLHELPIPDDHVDVVVCALALTHLSDVGPAITEFARVLRPGGHLVITDVHHELVALGSVPRVRSAEGDPGLLPAFRHRASDYLRVALPLGLQPRRCEEPRMSGDTSEDMPGEIATGPWDAWPWSLLGIVPAAAGAAWEGTPSQIIWHFQLAPSTTTAAAPASTAS; the protein is encoded by the coding sequence GTGGCATACCAGCACCCCCTCGCCTACACACTGGGGCTGGAGGGCGTGGCGTTGCTGCGTGCCTTCGCCGGCGACTACGACCGGGACTTCATCGAAGCGCGTATCAGCGAGGTCCGGCGCCTTCTGGACAGCCCGTCGCTGAACGGTGAAGGAGTCACCGCAGCGCAGGTCGACACCGTCAACGGCTACAAGGTGTGGTCCGCAACCTACGATCAACCAGGTAACGGGCTGTTCGACATCGAAGAACCCATCGTGCACGAAATCCTCGGCTCCCTGCCACCGGGCGTCGCCTTGGACGCGGCTTGCGGCACCGGCAGATACACCGAGTACCTCGGCAAACAAGGCCACCGGGTCATCGGCGTCGACAGCTCCCCGGAAATGCTGGCTCACGCTCGTACGCGCGTTCCGAACGCCGAGCTGCGGCAGGGCAACTTGCACGAGCTTCCCATACCCGACGACCACGTCGATGTCGTCGTGTGCGCGTTGGCGCTGACTCACCTTTCCGATGTCGGCCCGGCGATCACCGAGTTCGCCCGGGTCCTGCGTCCTGGCGGCCATCTGGTGATCACGGATGTGCACCACGAGCTCGTGGCATTGGGGTCGGTGCCGCGAGTACGTTCTGCCGAAGGCGATCCCGGGCTGCTGCCTGCGTTCCGCCATCGGGCCAGTGACTATCTGCGTGTCGCCTTGCCATTGGGCCTGCAGCCACGGCGTTGCGAGGAGCCTCGGATGTCCGGCGACACCAGCGAGGACATGCCCGGGGAGATTGCGACAGGACCGTGGGACGCCTGGCCCTGGTCGCTGCTGGGCATCGTCCCGGCGGCAGCCGGCGCCGCCTGGGAGGGAACACCGAGCCAGATCATCTGGCACTTCCAACTGGCGCCGAGCACAACCACAGCGGCAGCCCCTGCTTCCACTGCAAGCTGA
- a CDS encoding DUF4158 domain-containing protein → MRSFLTPAEEAVYGRFTGPPEQAVLERFFFLDDAERGLVVVKRGDHNRLGFSLQLVTVRHLGRFLDDPLDRRSARCTATARMRR, encoded by the coding sequence GTGAGAAGTTTTCTTACTCCCGCCGAAGAGGCGGTCTATGGCCGGTTCACCGGCCCGCCGGAGCAGGCGGTCCTTGAGCGGTTCTTCTTCCTGGACGATGCGGAACGGGGCCTCGTCGTGGTCAAGCGTGGTGACCACAACCGGTTGGGTTTCAGTCTCCAGTTGGTGACGGTTCGTCATCTGGGCCGGTTCCTGGATGATCCCCTCGACCGGAGATCTGCGAGGTGTACGGCTACCGCCCGTATGCGGCGGTGA